In Zygosaccharomyces rouxii strain CBS732 chromosome F complete sequence, a single window of DNA contains:
- a CDS encoding choline/ethanolamine kinase (similar to uniprot|P20485 Saccharomyces cerevisiae YLR133W CKI1 choline kinase), which translates to MQETMPESRSSRSEVRLNPFSIGSPHPYSHSRTRSRSHSRSSSRNRPSLTGPRPSQRLIRTISVDSDVSIGEDEFTLKTGESHVPPEVPEEDSKEIADQLEGLKLSERSSFRESENVEVPYVPTVLDNSLPMDYLQDDVLNTIQNLRIPKWYVRGSMGVSPLDRNKIKMTKITGAMTNVIYKVEYPGLPSLLLRVYGPNIDTIIDREYELQVLARLSRRNIGPSLYGCFQNGRFEQFLENATTLGKDDIRNWKTSQRIARRMKELHTGVPLMKSEREQGPVCWIKIEKWLENIEQRGEQWVNDVSNVQKWLMCRDWPTFKKAVLRYRDWLYSRGLPYVRQGLVFCHNDTQYGNLLLSSPVIPLDNVDPVISNPKSASSSSTVSSLFPQSSNVSLEQILNPPIQEQSQDSKLVVIDFEYAGANPAAYDLANHFSEWMYDYNSAEPYKCFASQFPTREQMLNFLYCYVSHLRNKNAVPIDDEVRYYYNAIIKWRATAQLFWSLWGVLQSGKLDAPSAQLNDEKERPSGGKYIFTEMDEPSDALETPEATSESSSEKGVDIDSFDYLSYSRHKIELFWGDLLQMGVVERDDCVGIEEQLEATLL; encoded by the coding sequence ATGCAAGAAACAATGCCCGAAAGCAGATCATCTAGAAGTGAAGTTAGACTTAACCCCTTTTCTATTGGTAGCCCTCACCCTTATTCGCATTCTCGGACAAGGTCGAGGTCACATTCTAGGTCTTCTAGTAGGAATAGACCTTCTCTGACGGGTCCTCGGCCTTCTCAGAGATTGATTCGCACCATCAGTGTAGATTCTGATGTTTCTATAGGAGAAGACGAGTTTACATTAAAGACCGGAGAGTCTCATGTCCCACCGGAGGTGCCAGAGGAAGATTCTAAGGAAATTGctgatcaattggaaggtCTTAAACTAAGTGAGAGGAGCTCATTCCGTGAGAGTGAAAATGTAGAAGTTCCATATGTGCCCACCGTACTAGATAATTCACTTCCAATGGATTATTTACAAGATGACGTTCTAAATAcgattcaaaatttaagGATTCCTAAATGGTACGTTAGAGGATCAATGGGGGTTTCACCACTGGACAGAAATAAGATCAAGATGACCAAGATCACAGGCGCGATGACCAATGTGATATATAAGGTCGAATACCCTGGGTTACCATCGCTCTTATTGCGAGTATACGGACCTAACATAGACACCATTATAGATAGGGAATATGAGCTACAAGTGTTGGCAAGATTATCAAGACGAAATATCGGACCTTCATTATATGGATGTTTCCAGAACGGTAGATTTGAACagtttttggaaaatgcaACCACACTAGGCAAAGACGATATtagaaattggaaaacttcGCAAAGAATTGCACGTAGaatgaaagaattacaCACGGGTGTACCGCTGATGAAATCTGAAAGAGAACAGGGACCAGTCTGTTGGATtaaaattgagaaatggtTAGAAAACATAGAGCAAAGAGGAGAACAATGGGTCAACGACGTTTCTAACGTACAGAAATGGTTGATGTGTCGTGATTGGCCCACTTTCAAAAAAGCAGTTCTGCGGTATAGGGATTGGCTATATTCCAGAGGGTTGCCATACGTGAGACAGGGCCTTGTTTTCTGTCACAACGATACTCAATATGGTAACCTGTTGCTTTCATCACCTGTGATTCCATTAGACAATGTGGATCCTGTGATTTCAAATCCCAAAAGTgcgtcatcgtcatcaaCAGTTTCTTCACTTTTCCCTCAAAGTTCAAACGTTTCCCTAGAACAAATACTCAATCCACCGATCCAAGAACAGTCTcaagattccaaattggtAGTCATTGATTTCGAATATGCCGGTGCCAATCCTGCCGCTTATGATTTAGCTAATCATTTTAGTGAGTGGATGTACGATTACAATTCTGCAGAACCATATAAATGCTTTGCGTCCCAGTTTCCCACTAGAGAAcaaatgttaaattttCTTTACTGTTATGTGTCTCATTTGAGAAATAAGAATGCCGTCCCCATCGATGATGAAGTCAGGTATTATTACAACGCTATCATTAAATGGAGAGCTACAGCTCAATTGTTCTGGTCACTTTGGGGGGTTTTGCAAAGTGGTAAATTGGATGCACCATCTGCACAGCTCAAcgatgaaaaagaaagaccAAGTGGGGGTAAGTATATTTTTACTGAGATGGATGAACCATCGGATGCTCTAGAGACGCCCGAGGCAACCAGTGAATCGAGCTCAGAGAAAGGTGTCGATATCGACTCCTTTGATTATCTGTCTTATTCAAGACATAAAATTGAACTGTTTTGGGGGGATCTTTTGCAAATGGGAGTTGTTGAAAGGGATGATTGCGTTGgtattgaagaacaattggaagCTACTCTATTGTAA
- the SLX4 gene encoding Slx4p (some similarities with uniprot|Q12098 Saccharomyces cerevisiae YLR135W SLX4 Subunit of a complex with Slx1p that hydrolyzes 5' branches from duplex DNA in response to stalled or converging replication forks function overlaps with that of Sgs1p-Top3p), which translates to MDFHRANRNLQLVESGVSDGRNPESFSLDETQVPVSSGFSSDSDKDQQEQIFINTQVQGRLDEAEEADKVRANLGQFRYDSQDSAISPKHKSAIQRPSARTTKRSSSSQRRKAPTKAQSLLKQLSGKHAKVQDMIKYQQKLDSLAGSQQRAKSKGKTTKTKKQQEKRYDTYNANEWQHIYNLLLEKFPHTRPSEVEDVYQYLYGDESEDQPLWNESQRPIEPESQDLGFLPPPPADKQRVSVLSLSQVMDDKHSREPDEDIIVPDSTDEEYIVIPIPSSPQPLRPPLATKPPLLTKPPLKKVESDAGTPKTAHSPSDGVIDLTNGSFKVVKSLISPLKEETAQVQVPATRMPTLGTTPNLAPTKEQPLRYRLHRSQLESFSAVEGLIVCSPGPSQDDVPVPDTESEDSAAEDHCMVELQPSILASRTPSPSVQSDWNSQSAQQLRQSMKSLGLKTSRSKRQMLHSLQQASQVLEIDTGGQENQRQEIHDYLTSLVQSSPVLLEKVYTFQPIASKELLTKLTEANPFVDVIDEYTIREWADYQGICLTTS; encoded by the coding sequence ATGGATTTCCATAGGGCTAATAGAAACCTACAGTTAGTAGAATCCGGTGTTTCAGATGGTAGGAATCCTGAAAGCTTTAGTTTAGATGAGACTCAAGTTCCTGTTTCGTCCGGtttttcatcagattcagaCAAGGATCAACAGGAGCAGATTTTTATAAATACACAGGTTCAAGGGAGATTAGATGAAGCAGAGGAAGCCGATAAAGTTCGGGCAAACCTTGGCCAATTTAGGTACGATTCACAGGATAGTGCAATATCGCCCAAGCACAAATCTGCTATACAAAGACCAAGTGCTAGAACGACAAAAAGGTCAAGCTCATCCCAACGACGTAAGGCACCTACAAAGGCCCAATCACTTTTGAAACAGCTCTCTGGGAAACATGCTAAAGTACAGGATATGATTAAGTACCAGCAAAAATTAGATTCTCTGGCAGGATCTCAACAGAGGGCAAAAAGTAAAGGTAAGACTACTAAGACCaaaaaacaacaagagaaaaggTATGACACTTACAATGCGAACGAGTGGCAACATATTTATAATTTATTATTGGAAAAGTTCCCTCATACGAGACCTTCTGAGGTGGAAGACGTGTACCAGTACTTATATGGAGATGAATCTGAAGATCAACCATTGTGGAATGAATCCCAAAGACCTATAGAACCAGAATCCCAGGATTTAGGAttcttaccaccaccaccagctgACAAGCAAAGGGTTTCAGTTTTGTCGCTATCACAAGTTATGGATGATAAGCACTCCCGAGAAcctgatgaagatattaTCGTCCCTGATAgtactgatgaagaatacATAGTTATCCCAATCCCATCCTCGCCACAACCACTACGACCACCATTAGCTACCAAACCGCCGCTACTTACTAAGCCACCACTCAAAAAAGTGGAATCAGACGCAGGCACGCCAAAGACGGCCCATTCGCCCTCAGATGGTGTCATAGATTTAACTAACggttctttcaaagtagTTAAGAGCTTAATTTCACCGCTAAAGGAGGAAACCGCTCAAGTACAAGTACCTGCCACTAGAATGCCTACTTTAGGTACGACACCGAATTTGGCACCCACCAAGGAACAACCATTGCGATACCGATTACATCGAAGCCAATTGGAATCCTTTTCCGCGGTAGAAGGGCTAATTGTCTGCTCACCGGGTCCATCGCAGGACGATGTCCCCGTACCAGATACAGAATCAGAGGATTCCGCCGCTGAGGATCATTGCATGGTAGAGCTGCAACCTTCTATACTGGCAAGTAGAACCCCGTCACCTTCAGTACAATCAGATTGGAATTCCCAATCTGCTCAACAGTTGCGTCAAAGCATGAAATCATTAGGACTAAAGACATCCCGCTCCAAACGTCAAATGTTGCACTCGTTACAACAGGCTTCACAAGTGCTAGAAATAGATACTGGTGGACAAGAGAACCAAAGACAGGAGATTCACGACTATCTAACATCTCTGGTCCAATCATCCCCCGTACTTCTGGAGAAAGTGTACACTTTCCAACCAATTGCATCCAAGGAACTACTTACAAAACTTACCGAGGCAAATCCATTCGTGGACGTCATTGATGAGTACACTATACGTGAATGGGCAGACTATCAAGGAATTTGTCTGACGACAAGTTGA
- the USB1 gene encoding phosphoric diester hydrolase (weakly similar to uniprot|Q12208 Saccharomyces cerevisiae YLR132C Protein required for cell viability): MDHIREDYSSSDSESDIETVPELPDAILDKYHLTPSVNMNRAATGFNSFVYLEWRPSKLQRIHLTRVLVNFQAQCSGSGIEVLKRLKLEPLHVSALGSPEPLHVSLTRSLEFSDAMQRDRFQQSLSTRLAASQLSPIDIAFEPRFQVLDSRFKDRVFLTLPVLSSQRSHWFKFVYQVIWQSLREVWPNLNDKEIDEMLCPAESVHMSIAQTHGTRAKELAVWIQPLEPLQPLPTWNVTHLKLDKNRECIKIPLVT, from the coding sequence ATGGACCATATAAGAGAGGATTACAGTTCTAGTGACAGTGAAAGTGATATAGAAACAGTCCCGGAGTTGCCAGACGCTATATTGGACAAGTACCATTTGACGCCGAGTGTGAACATGAACAGAGCTGCTACAGGATTTAATTCGTTTGTGTACTTAGAATGGAGGCCTAGCAAGTTGCAGAGGATACACTTGACGCGTGTTCTGGTGAATTTCCAAGCGCAATGCAGTGGTAGTGGTATTGAGGTTTTGAAGCGGCTCAAACTTGAGCCGCTTCATGTAAGTGCGCTGGGATCGCCTGAACCGTTGCACGTATCGCTAACGAGGAGCTTGGAGTTTAGCGACGCCATGCAGAGGGACCGGTTTCAACAGTCTTTGTCAACACGTCTCGCAGCGTCTCAGTTGAGTCCCATAGACATCGCATTTGAGCCAAGATTCCAGGTGCTGGACTCTCGTTTCAAGGATAGAGTGTTTTTAACATTACCAGTACTTTCGTCACAACGCTCTCATTGGTTTAAATTTGTGTACCAGGTGATATGGCAATCACTTCGAGAAGTGTGGCCCAATCTTAATGACAAAGAGATCGATGAGATGTTGTGTCCTGCAGAATCGGTACATATGTCAATCGCGCAGACGCATGGAACAAGAgcaaaagaattggcaGTGTGGATTCAACCGTTAGAGCCACTGCAGCCATTACCAACTTGGAATGTTAcccatttgaaattagatAAGAATCGGGAATGTATAAAGATTCCTCTTGTCACGTGA
- the KGD2 gene encoding dihydrolipoyl transsuccinylase (similar to uniprot|P19262 Saccharomyces cerevisiae YDR148C KGD2 Dihydrolipoyl transsuccinylase a component of the mitochondrial alpha-ketoglutarate dehydrogenase complex which catalyzes a step in the tricarboxylic acid (TCA) cycle the oxidative decarboxylation of alpha- ketoglutarate to succinyl-CoA): MLSRSIRTSASRAIKSSQCMRTVSCASAKRYASSSLFTRQSAPSRIPQNLNSQFISRSLLQRRLESTKVEVPPMAESLTEGTLSQYTKQVGESIQQDELLATIETDKIDIEVNAPVSGKIVKLSFKPEDTVTVGQELAQIEEGEVSTGGEAPKEEPKPEEPKKEEPAAAAPPPPKPEAPKKEAPKPAAPKKEAPKKPEPAPQAPKTTSFSRNEERIKMNRMRLRIAERLKESQNTAASLTTFNEVDMSALLEMRKLYKDEIIKSKGVKFGFMGLFSKASTLAAKDIPSVNGAIEGDQIVYRDYSDISIAVATPKGLVTPVIRNAESLSVLEVEQEIVRLSQKARDGKLTLEDMSGGTFTISNGGVFGSLYGTPIINTPQTAVLGLHGVKERPVTVNGKIESRPMMYLALTYDHRLMDGREAVTFLRTVKELVEDPRKMLLA, translated from the coding sequence ATGTTGTCTAGATCGATCCGCACATCGGCTTCCAGAGCCATCAAGAGCTCTCAATGTATGAGAACCGTGTCTTGTGCATCTGCAAAAAGATATGCATCTTCTAGCCTTTTCACCAGACAAAGTGCTCCTAGCAGAATTCCCCAAAATTTAAACAGTCAGTTTATTTCTCGCTCCCTGTTACAGCGCCGTTTGGAATCAACTAAGGTGGAGGTTCCACCTATGGCTGAATCTTTGACTGAAGGTACTCTTTCTCAATATACCAAGCAAGTGGGTGAATCTATCCAACAAGATGAACTATTGGCTACTATCGAAACTGATAAGATTGACATCGAAGTCAACGCTCCCGTGAGCGGTAAGATTGTTAAATTGAGCTTCAAGCCTGAAGATACCGTTACTGTTGGTCAAGAATTGGCTCAAATTGAAGAGGGTGAAGTCTCTACTGGTGGCGAAGCTCCAAAAGAAGAGCCAAAACCTGAAGAACCgaagaaggaagaaccagCTGCTGCTGCCCCACCTCCTCCAAAGCCTGAGGCTccaaagaaggaagctCCAAAACCAGCTGCCccaaagaaggaagctCCAAAGAAGCCAGAACCAGCTCCACAAGCTCCAAAAACCACTTCCTTCTCTCGTAATGAGGAAAGAATTAAGATGAACCGTATGAGATTGAGAATTGCAGAAAGATTGAAGGAATCTCAAAACACCGCAGCTTCTTTGACCACTTTCAACGAAGTTGATATGTCCGCTTTGTTGGAGATGAGAAAGCTTTACAAAGATGAAATCATCAAGAGCAAGGGTGTGAAATTCGGTTTCATGGGTCTATTCTCTAAGGCAAGTACATTGGCCGCCAAGGATATCCCATCTGTCAACGGTGCCATTGAAGGTGACCAAATCGTCTACAGAGATTACAGTGACATTTCTATCGCTGTTGCTACTCCTAAGGGTTTGGTTACCCCTGTGATCCGTAACGCTGAATCCTTGTCCGTTTTGGAAGTTGAACAAGAAATCGTCCGTCTATCTCAAAAGGCTCgtgatggtaaattgacCCTTGAAGATATGAGTGGTGGTACTTTCACCATTTCCAACGGTGGTGTTTTCGGCTCTCTATACGGTACTCCAATCATCAACACCCCACAGACTGCTGTGTTAGGTTTGCACGGTGTTAAGGAAAGACCAGTGACCGTTAACGGTAAGATCGAATCTAGACCTATGATGTACTTGGCATTGACTTATGATCACAGATTGATGGACGGTAGAGAGGCCGTGACTTTCTTGAGAACCgtcaaagaattggttgaaGACCCAAGAAAGATGCTTCTTGCCTAA